TATTGACAATACAGCGATTGTGCACATTCTCAATTGACATGGCAGGTATCATGTTCTTTGGAGGCACCCCACACACAACAACTGAATACAACTTCCCCAACCCGCACCCGGCGCATATTCACCCCAACACAGATACCCATGGGAGGGGGCAGGAATCATATTCATAGTTGGCACCCTGTTTCACATTCCTGACTCTCCGGACCCGGGCAACATGAATCAACAAGGTTGGCTGCCACCATGCCGCCCTCACGGGCTGCGGTGGCAGGGACTGCTAATTATATTGTTCCAATTAAATTACTCCGTAATTATATTTCCACGGGCAGCCACACCCATCCAAACACAAAATCATCCGCTCTGAATAAACCACCCAGATTAATCGAAAAGCACCTGCCAGCCCCCACACAACAAGGGAGGACGGAGTCAGATCGGGACGGGCACCCGGGCAGAGGGAAGACGAGAAGGGGCGGCAGGAGAGAAGAAGGAAGCAGCACGGAAGTATCCTGTTGCGAGGGGCATTGCCTTGCCTATTGATGTGTTCTTTTTGTTCAATGAGGTGTTGATCACGATCTGGCCCTATGCCTTCTCATTCTTCGGGGAATTGGTGGTGTATTATCCCACGATCCTGGAGATCAATGTGATGTTTGGATTTTTGGCCATGGCGATGCTGGTGTTTACTGTGTTGATAAGGGTGTTTGATATGGATGTGGTGGAGGATTAAAATGTATATTCGGTCCGACACGGATAGTATTGCAGACAACACTTGAGGACATCTCCCAAAAAATCCTTGATTTCTACGCCCTATAAATGAACTCAATGTCTTCCCTTGAGAAAGTCTTTAGCAGGTATAAAGAGAGCAGGTATAATGTACAACCGAAAAATACCATAATCAGAACATTCAAATCCCTGAAAAAGTACAAAAATATTCCCATGCCTGCAGCAGCAACAATGGGTTTGCTAATGATCTTATAAAGAGAAATCCTTTGCAGGTAACTGGATACAAAATAAAAGTTCAGGAAAAACAGGAGGATATAAGTTATTACTGTTGCTATTGCAGCTCCTATAAAACTATATGTAGGTATTAACAGGAAGTTTAACAGGATATTTAAAGCCGCACAAAATCCTGTGGTCAGGGTATTTATTCTCTGTTTATCCATTGATGCGAGTGTTACATAAAGAAGATAGCAGAAGAATTCAAAGACGGTGAACCATATCAACACTTGAAGGGCGAAGATAGAATTTACATACATCTCCCCGTAAAGAATTGAGATTATTTCCTTTGAGAAAAGTGTGATCATCACCGCTATCGGGAACACAATGATAGCAAGTAACTTGAACGACTTTTCATAAGTAAAAATCAATGAATCTCTAGAAGAACCATGTAGCCTGGACATAGTAGGATAAATCGACTCCATAAAGGCCGCAGATATGAGGGCTACAGCCAGGGGTATCTGGTATGCTGCACTGTACCATCCCACCACAGCATCTCCTTTCATGACAGAGAGCATGACAGTGTCAATTTTTATA
This genomic interval from Methanosarcinales archaeon contains the following:
- a CDS encoding flippase; translation: MIFPRIIKNIISLASAEIITRILSLVLIIYIARILGDSGFGKYSFAFAFTSLFLLFLDPGIHSLTIRDIARKKDLAGKYMSNILIMKTFLSILAFVLIVFTINIMDYPVETRLAVYIVGIYTIMTSFSQLTRGVFRAFEKMEYEAILNILERLIFVSSGLIVLFMGYGLVEVVSVFLIAGVINILASFAITFRKFSSPVFEIDLEFWKYLIKEGLPFGLAMIFITIYIKIDTVMLSVMKGDAVVGWYSAAYQIPLAVALISAAFMESIYPTMSRLHGSSRDSLIFTYEKSFKLLAIIVFPIAVMITLFSKEIISILYGEMYVNSIFALQVLIWFTVFEFFCYLLYVTLASMDKQRINTLTTGFCAALNILLNFLLIPTYSFIGAAIATVITYILLFFLNFYFVSSYLQRISLYKIISKPIVAAAGMGIFLYFFRDLNVLIMVFFGCTLYLLSLYLLKTFSREDIEFIYRA